In Haliscomenobacter hydrossis DSM 1100, the DNA window CACTTTCGACGCCATTGTAGTAGGATCGGGTATCTCTGGGGGCTGGGCCGCCAAAGAATTGACCCAAAAAGGGCTTAAGGTATTGGTGCTCGAAAGGGGCCGCGACCTGCGCCACGTCGTAGATTACTCGACCGCCAACAACATGCCCTGGGACTTTGCTCACCTGGGCCGTTCCTCCGAGGAAAACCTCAATCAACAACGGGTCCAAGCCCGTACGGGGTATACCGTTCAAAACGAGGGAACTGCACACCTTTTTGTCAAGGATACGGAGCATCCCTACATCGAAAAAAGACGTTTCGACTGGATGCGGGGCTACCACAAAGGTGGCCGTTCGATCACCTGGGGCAAGCAGACCTACCGCTGGAGCCAGATGGACTTTGAGGCCAATGCCAAAGATGGTATTGCTACGCCCTGGCCCATCAATTACGACGACATTGCGCCCTGGTACAGCTACGTAGAGCGCTTCGCCGGGATCAGTGGTTCCGTAGAAAATTTGCAGCACCTGCCCGACAGTGATTTTCAACCTGCCATGGATTTGACAGTTGCTGAAAAAGTCCTCAAAAGTTCGGTTGAAGCCAAGTGGAATGGCCGTAAGGTGATTCCAGGCCGAGTGGCGCATCTTACTGCTCCAACTCAAGAACAACTGGCATTAGGTCGGGGTCAGTGTCAATACCGCAACCTGTGCTCAAGAGGCTGCCCTTATGGTGCCTATTTCAGCAGCAACGGGGCTACGTTGATCGCGGCTGAGCGTACGGGCAACATGACCTTCCGCCCCCACTCTATCGTGGGTTCTTTGATTTATGATGAGGCTACGGGTAAAGCCAAAGGGGTGCAAATCGTTGATGAATTGAGCAAACAACCTATGGAGTTTTTTGCCAAAATCATCTTCCTCAACGCTTCTTGTGTGGCTTCCACGGCCATCCTGATGAACACCAAAACCCAGCGCTATGGTGCTGCTGGTTTGGATGAGTCCGGTTCACTGGGCGTTACCTGATGGATCACCACCTCGGCGTAGGAGCAAGTGGAACGTTTGAAGGGCACTTGGACAAAACCACGTTTGGCCGCAGGCCAAATGGATTCTATATCCCTCGCTACCGCAACCTTTATCAAGAAGGTAATGGCTACATCCGTGGCTTCGGCTATCAGGGTGGAGGTACGCGCCAGGGCTGGAGCCGCGACATCATGGGCTTTGGTGAAGACTTCAAAAAGCAGTTCACTTCCCTTGGTCCCTGGAATGTCAACATGGGCGGCTTCGGGGAATGGTTGCCTTACAAAGACAACATGATGTTCCTCAGCCCGGATAAAAAGGACCAGTGGGGTCTGCCACAAGTGGTGGTCGACGCAGGTTATACCAGCAACGAGCTCAACATGCGCAAGGATATGCAGAACGATGCCGCGGAAATGTTGGAGGCCATGGGTGCCAAAAACGTCAGCTCACGTACCAGCGAACCTGCCCTGGGCTTGGGTATCCACGAAATGGGTACAGCACGCATGGGTACGGATCGCAAAAACTCGGTACTCAACAAGTGGAACCAGGTTTGGGTCGCCCCCAATGTATTTGTTACCGACGGGGCCTTCATGACCTCCGCCAACTGTGTCAATCCTTCCTTGACCTATATGGCCATGACGGCCAGAGCAGCGGATTACGCTGTTTCGGAATTGAAAAAAGGTAATTTGTAAGTTTTTATTTCGCAATATTCAAGAAGCGGCGGCAAGACCTGATTTTGTCGCCGCTTTATTTTTTAACAGTTACGATTATGTTATTTGGAATAGAAATGAATCTACAGAGATAAAAGGAAATGATGAAATGCAAAAAGTACATTCTGTTGATGGGCTTACTACTCACCCTAGTGAATATGGGGCTGAGTTCTTCTTTTGGCCATCCTCCTCTTAGTGCGGCGTACCAGGAATCGGATTTTGTAATGATGGCTAAATCCAAATCTACGGGGCTGGAACTAGATTTTGAGTATATCCATTTTTTTAAAGGAAGAGCAAAAGTCCGCAAATCTCTTCGATATGCTGAATTCGACATTTCAAGATTGTATATAGGTAGCTTTATGCAAGATTCCACCTATTTGCTTTTCGTGAAAGGCGAGGAGCTTTACATGGCCGCAAAAATTTCGGAAAAGCCAAATTTACCGCTATGGGATGCATTATTTAAAGAACTTACTCTATTTCTTGAGATGAAACCTTCTCCGAGTCAATTTAATTTCTACACTAATTGGTTAGGCAAATACCTCCACGAACAAGAAGTTCAAAAAGTAGTACTTTGGGAATTGTATTATAAGTCTACCTACACTTGGCTTTGCCATGATCCCCTTCATCCGAAATGGTATGATCATTGGGATTGTGTTATCCCACCAATTTTAAATCGTCAAGATCAATACTATGTGTTAGATATTATACAAAAAAGGGGTAGGATTGGGTTTGAGCAATACATTTTTAATCATCACTTTGATTCTATTGCTCCTCAAGACTTGCAAAAATATTTCTATTCCACTTTTTTAGTCTTTTACCAACAAAACTTAAAAGACAATGATGGCAGTGGATTTTCCAAAAAGTGGTCAAATTGGGGTGGCTTTTTAGGGTTATTTCGACGAAAAACCAGTAACCCTGAATTGCTTCAGCTAATGGAAGTTTACTTTAATACACCAGAATCAGTCCATCATCAAAAAAACTATCTGGAGGATGAAAACAATATTCTTTTTCAAATAACTCGCTACATTCAACAAAATAAACCAATGTTTTCAACTTCTTAGCAGGGAGGAAACCTAATATTTAGCTTAACATATCTAACAAATGAACACACAACACCTTGCACAAATCAACATTGCCCGCCTCATCGCGCCCATCGATGACCCACTCATCGCCGACTTTGTTCGGCAGCTCGACGACATCAATGCGCTTGCTGAAAGTAGTCCAGGGTTTGTCTGGCGCTTAAAAGAAGAAAGTGGCAATGCGACCAACATTGACGTTTTTGACGACCCGCTCATGATCGTCAACATGTCGGTATGGGAAAGTATTGAAGACTTGAAAAACTTCGCCTACAAATCTGCGCATGTCCAGGTGTTTCGGGATCGGGCGCGCTGGTTTGAAAAAATGGACGTGGCGCATATGGCGCTCTGGTGGGTGCCAGTTGGCGTTTTTCCTACGGCAGAGGAAGGGAGAGATCGCTTGTTGTATTTAAGAGAACATGGGGAGTCGGAGCGGGTGTTTACGTTTAGGAGTTTGGTGAATTCGTAGGCTTCTGAAATCCCAGTTAATTCTCCTCCCCACTAAGCTCGTCCTCAAGGAAGGTACTGCAATTATCCTATAGCTCATCGATCAACTCACTTAAACTGACACCCTGTATTTCACCTCTTTTAAGCTGACGAACTTCCCGAAAAGCCTCCTTGAGCTTAGCCTTAAAAGCCAATAAACCTTCCATTCTTTTTATTTCATGGATCAAATTTTCCCAATCCTGTATGGATACCTGGACAAACACCTTCTGTCCTTGTGTATCAACCACATAATTCGCTTCAGGCAGTATCATAATCCAACATTTGCATGCAAAATACTACAATCCGTCGATTGATACAAGGCCGCAAAGCCCAAAGCCCTCTTTCCCTCAACCAAACTCATAATTTTTTTTAAGTTTGTCCATTCATCAACGTTTGACAAACAAAACATGAGAATACCCGTCCTTTCTTTTCTTCTCCTGCTGCAAGTGGCACCGATTTTTGCCCAAAACAAAGCCGTCTTTTCCGTTCAAGCAGACAAACCGGGCGCAGCCGTTTCACCGACTATGTGGGGCATCTTTTTTGAAGACATCAATCTTGGTGCCGATGGTGGCCTATACGCCGAACTGATCAAAAACCGTTCTTTCGAGTTTTTCAAACCCCTGATGGGTTGGCAAATTCGCAATAGCAAAGCGACGGGGACGCTCAATTTTGGATCAAACCTGTTGATGATCAATCGACCAGAGCGAGCGGAAACCAACCCACGCTACTTGCAGGTTACCCTCAATAAAACGCCCAAGGATAGCCTGGGTCTGACCAACGAAGGTTTTCGCGGAATGGGCATCAAAAAAGACCTGCGCTACGACTTTTCGGTCCTTTATCGCTTGCAAAGCGGGAACGCCAAAATCCACCTGGAGTTGGTGAGCGAAAAAGGCGAAATCATTGGTTCTGGCGTATTTGCCCCAAAGAACACGGGCGATGTTTGGCAAAAAGGCGAAACCAGCTTCACGGCAAGCGCCACTGATCCCAAAGCCAAACTCAACATCTGGTTTGAAGGGACTGGTGTGCTAGATGTTGACATGCTCTCCCTTTTCCCCGGCGATACCTGGAAAGGGCGCAAGGGAGGCTTACGTGCAGATATGGTGCAAATTCTGGCGGATTTAAAACCCGGCTTCATTCGTTTTCCCGGTGGCTGTATTGTGGAAGGGCACGACCTTTCGGTGCGTTATCAGTGGAAACGCACCATTGGCCCCATCGAAGAACGCAAGTTGGTGGTCAACCGCTGGAATTACGAGTTTGCCCATCGACCGACGCCTGACTATTTTCAAACCTTTGGGTTGGGCTTTCTGGAGTATTTCCAGATGGCTGAAGACATTGGTGCAGAACCGCTGCCGATTTTGAATTGTGGCATGGCCTGTCAGTTCAACTCTGCCGAAGTCGCCCCACTTGAAGACCTTGCGCCCTACGTACAAGATGCCCTCGATTTGATCGAGTTCGCCAATGGCTCCACGGCGACCAAATGGGGTAAAATGCGGGCCGACCTGGGTCATCCTGCTCCTTTCAAGCTCAAAATGCTGGGCGTAGGCAATGAAAACTGGGGCCCGCAATACATCGAACGCCTGAAAATTTTCCAAGCTGCACTCAAACGTGAACACCCGGAAATTCAATTGGTGTGCAGCAGTGGCATCGCTCCTACGGGTGAGTTGTTCGATTACCTCAACGGTGAATTGCGCGCGATGAAAGCCGATTTCATCGATGAACACTACTACAGTCGCCCGGAATGGTTTTTGGCCAATGCCAAACGTTATGACACTTATGACCGAAAATCCAAATCCAAGGTTTTTGCCGGAGAATACGCTGGGCAAAGCGACAAAACGGTCAGTGTACTCAACAAAAACAATTGGCGGACTGCCCTGGCGGAGGCGGCTTACATGACGGGACTTGAACGCAACGCTGATGTGGTTCAAATGGCTTCTTATGCCCCGCTCTTTGGGCATGTAGACGGTTGGCAATGGAAACCCAACCTGATTTGGGTGGACAATTTAAAAACCATGCCTACTCCGAATTATCAGGTGCAAAAGTTGTATTCCAATCACAAAGGGAGCCAGGTGGTGCCTATTTTGTACAAGGATAAATTGCCTGCTACGGGGCAGGATAGCCTCTATGCTTCGGCGATGCTTGACCAAACGAGCAATGAGTTGATCATCAAAATTGTAAATGCTTCAGCTAAGCAACAGCTCACTCAAGTGAATATAGATGGCGTGAAAAAGTTGGATGGACCTGCAAAGTTGATCACTTTGCAGCATGACAATTTGGAAGCGGAGAATACGATGGAGCAGCCGGGGGTGATTGCGCCTATAGAAAGTGTGATTCAAACGAAAGGACGGGGAATTGAAATGGAAATCAAAGGGCATTCATTTTCCGTAATCCGGGTAAACCTGTAGGGGCAACCCTATGTGGTTGCCCCAGATATGATTTGTGAGGTTGCCCATGCAGGGCAACCACATAAGGTTGTTAAAGGGGCAACCACATAAGGTTGTTAAAGGGGCAACCACATAAGGTTGTTAAAGGGGCAACCACATAGGGTTGCCCGTACAGGTTATTCCTCAATCTCGTGCAGCATCAACGGCGAATCCTCCTTCGCCTCCAAAATGGAATGCCCCATTAGGAACAAATCCACTTGTCGGGCACATTCGCGGCCTTCCGAGATGGCCCAGACCACCAGGGATTGCCCCCGGCGCATGTCGCCTGCGGCGAAGACTTTTTTATTGCTGCTTTGGTATTTCTGTTCAGTCGCTTTTACGTTGCCGCGCTCATCCAGTTCTACGCCCAATTGTTCGAGCATACCCTGGTGTTGCGGGTGTACGAAGCCAATGGCCAAAAGTGCCAGGTCGCAGGGAATGATTTGTTCAGAACCAGCCACTTCTTTGAAAGAATAACGTCCGGTGGTTTGATCCATCGCCCACTCTACCTTCACCAGTTCCAATTGTTTGACATTACCCTGTTCGTCGCCGAT includes these proteins:
- a CDS encoding alpha-L-arabinofuranosidase C-terminal domain-containing protein encodes the protein MRIPVLSFLLLLQVAPIFAQNKAVFSVQADKPGAAVSPTMWGIFFEDINLGADGGLYAELIKNRSFEFFKPLMGWQIRNSKATGTLNFGSNLLMINRPERAETNPRYLQVTLNKTPKDSLGLTNEGFRGMGIKKDLRYDFSVLYRLQSGNAKIHLELVSEKGEIIGSGVFAPKNTGDVWQKGETSFTASATDPKAKLNIWFEGTGVLDVDMLSLFPGDTWKGRKGGLRADMVQILADLKPGFIRFPGGCIVEGHDLSVRYQWKRTIGPIEERKLVVNRWNYEFAHRPTPDYFQTFGLGFLEYFQMAEDIGAEPLPILNCGMACQFNSAEVAPLEDLAPYVQDALDLIEFANGSTATKWGKMRADLGHPAPFKLKMLGVGNENWGPQYIERLKIFQAALKREHPEIQLVCSSGIAPTGELFDYLNGELRAMKADFIDEHYYSRPEWFLANAKRYDTYDRKSKSKVFAGEYAGQSDKTVSVLNKNNWRTALAEAAYMTGLERNADVVQMASYAPLFGHVDGWQWKPNLIWVDNLKTMPTPNYQVQKLYSNHKGSQVVPILYKDKLPATGQDSLYASAMLDQTSNELIIKIVNASAKQQLTQVNIDGVKKLDGPAKLITLQHDNLEAENTMEQPGVIAPIESVIQTKGRGIEMEIKGHSFSVIRVNL
- a CDS encoding DUF3291 domain-containing protein, coding for MNTQHLAQINIARLIAPIDDPLIADFVRQLDDINALAESSPGFVWRLKEESGNATNIDVFDDPLMIVNMSVWESIEDLKNFAYKSAHVQVFRDRARWFEKMDVAHMALWWVPVGVFPTAEEGRDRLLYLREHGESERVFTFRSLVNS